The proteins below come from a single Candidatus Tanganyikabacteria bacterium genomic window:
- a CDS encoding 2-oxo acid dehydrogenase subunit E2, with amino-acid sequence MLAEQGSARRKLALVSWDGPGQPAILGKITVDATEALAYLDDLRARTGVRATLTHLVAKAVLEAIAGVPRLNTRLVLGRFLPNPDPSVSVLVALSGGADLARFKIDGGTTRSVEEIALACERRVSALRSGADRAHQAGSGVIKVLPAWLLGPVIRALGYLAGAMGIPVPPAGLEPMPFGSCIISNVGVFGVEEAFIPLMHWSHVPVYVCVGAVRDLPAAVDGEVCVRPQMVVTATIDHRYVDGAQAARFAGIIKAVLDDPWRWDAARPGRADARAAATRRLPAPAGR; translated from the coding sequence ATGCTAGCCGAACAAGGATCCGCCCGCCGCAAACTGGCCCTGGTCAGCTGGGACGGCCCCGGCCAGCCGGCGATTCTGGGCAAGATCACGGTGGACGCGACCGAGGCCCTGGCTTACCTCGACGACTTGCGGGCGCGTACCGGCGTGCGCGCCACGCTCACGCACCTGGTCGCCAAGGCCGTCCTGGAGGCCATCGCCGGCGTGCCGCGCCTCAACACGCGCCTGGTTCTCGGCCGCTTCCTCCCCAATCCCGATCCGAGCGTCTCGGTGCTGGTGGCCCTGTCCGGCGGCGCCGATCTGGCCCGCTTCAAGATCGACGGTGGCACTACCCGGAGCGTCGAGGAGATCGCCCTGGCATGCGAGCGGCGAGTTTCGGCACTCCGTTCCGGCGCCGACCGTGCCCATCAGGCGGGTAGCGGCGTCATCAAGGTGCTTCCCGCCTGGTTGCTCGGCCCGGTCATCCGGGCCCTGGGCTACCTGGCCGGAGCCATGGGCATCCCGGTTCCTCCGGCCGGGCTCGAACCCATGCCTTTCGGCTCGTGCATCATCTCCAATGTCGGCGTGTTCGGCGTCGAAGAGGCGTTCATCCCCCTCATGCACTGGTCGCATGTGCCCGTCTACGTCTGCGTCGGCGCCGTGCGCGACCTGCCGGCGGCCGTGGACGGCGAGGTGTGCGTGCGCCCGCAGATGGTCGTCACGGCCACCATCGACCACCGCTACGTCGACGGTGCCCAGGCAGCCCGGTTTGCCGGCATCATCAAGGCGGTGCTCGACGATCCGTGGCGCTGGGACGCGGCCCGCCCCGGCCGCGCCGATGCGCGCGCCGCAGCCACTCGCAGGTTGCCGGCTCCGGCAGGACGCTAA